In Ischnura elegans chromosome 9, ioIscEleg1.1, whole genome shotgun sequence, the following proteins share a genomic window:
- the LOC124165700 gene encoding uncharacterized protein LOC124165700, with protein MPYVYIGRTTSFRGKSLWEIVGNLKNFGVGRMVVRSRFERYPEPSYMRIVKVEALENQPSRRVAVWVERVFRGRKDPEITKIMKTSYKTDYRLIPKDEEEEYVKGVKQEVQSTSTYSAKRVVPKEMPIPPLLLELSKAALKGKISPEKIPTTIPLIVKQGPANRAIVVENVKIEETILAEEPDVPRLYGGLK; from the exons ATGCCTTACGTATACATCGGAAGGACAACTTCTTTTCGAGGAAAAAGTCTTTGGGAAATAGTGGGAAATTTGAAGAACTTTGGAGTCGGAAGAATGGTTGTAAGAAGCAGATTCGAAAGGTATCCGGAACCTAGTTACATGAGAATTGTAAAAGTTGAGGCACTGGAAAACCAG CCTTCCCGAAGAGTTGCCGTGTGGGTGGAAAGAGTATTTAGAGGACGGAAAGATCCAGAGATtaccaaaattatgaaaacctcGTACAAAACTGACTACAGGCTTATACCTAAAGACGAAGAGGAGGAGTATGTGAAAGGTGTAAAACAGGAAGTACAGTCGACTTCAACGTACTCTGCGAAGAGGGTCGTGCCCAAAGAAATGCCTATACCTCCTTTACTATTG GAATTAAGTAAAGCTGCTCTGAAAGGAAAGATTTCACCAGAGAAGATTCCCACAACAATTCCCCTCATTGTGAAGCAAGGACCTGCTAACAGAGCTATTGTTGTGGAGAATGTAAAAATAGAAGAAACTATTTTAGCTGAGGAACCAGATGTTCCTCGGCTCTATGGAGGACTTAAGTAG